The region TTACCCGATTTGACGGTGGTTCCGCAGGTGAAAGATGATTTTCAGATCGGTTTGCTGAGTGAGGCCACGTATCAGGAAGCGGCTAAACTAGCCGCTGATGAGTTTGTCGGGAAGTCGTTTTCGTTCAGCGAGAATCGTTATTCGATCACCGTCACGAGCATGGATATGTACGGTCAGAACGATAACCTCATTATCAAAGCGGGACTGAAAGGAACCATCAACGGAGATATTTACCTGAGTGGACGGCCTTACTACGACCCCCGCGACCAGACTATCTCGCTGAAAGACCTAAAGTACGATCTGGATACGCGAAATATTTTGCAGCAGTCAGCCAGCTGGCTACTGAAAGGTACGTTTGCCCGTACCCTCGAAAAACAACTGACCATTCCGGTAGGGAGCCAACTGGCAGATATGCAGAAACAGATTCAGGAACAGTTGAAAAATAATCAGGTCATCAAAGGTGTGGTCATCAATGGTCGGCTCGACGACATAAAACCAGATCAGGTTTATCTGACTCCCACCGCCATGCTGGCCGTAGTAAACGTCCGTGGCCGCGTGGAGGTAAAGGTTGAGGGGTTATAGGGGAGTAAGTGGAGTCGGGTCCTCAGACCCGACTCCACTTACTTCACCATTCCACTCACTCCACCACTTCCTAAAACCGCCACTTATCTCTACCTTTGCCCTCCCTGATCAATACAAGCTGGCTTATCGCGTCTGAGCAATCGGGCGAGGAAAGTCCGGGCAGCGGAGGGCACCCTACTTCCTAACGGGAAGGCGGGCGGTTGGGAACGGCCGTTCGACAGCCAGTGTCACAGAAAATATACCGCCCGGTTTCGTGAAGAGTGAAGTGGGTGTAGTAGGTTGAGTGAGTGAATACCCACTTCACCCCCTCCACTCACTACACTCTTCACGAAACCGGGTAAGGGTGAAAAGGTGGGGTAAGAGCCTACCGCCCACTGGGCGACCAGCGGGGCAGGATAAACCTTAGGGGCTGAAAGACCAAATAAGCGTCGGACGTGGGGCGGCCCGTCTCCGTTTCGGGGTAATCCGGATACCGACGCGGGTAGGTCGAAAGAGGTGGCCGGTGACGACCATCCCAGATAAATGATAAGCCATTTGGGCGGGCCGTCAGGTACGTCTGGAGGACAGAACCCGGCTTATAGGCTTGTATTGATGAGGTTTTTTTACAATCGATTGAGGTTTGTTGATAAAGGGTTTGAATGGATATAGAATATCGTCAAACGTTTATCAAAAAACCTCAATTCTTTTTTGTACCTTTGCGGCCACGTTTTACAAGGGGGATGCGTCTCCCGTCAAAAACAAACAAGCACAAATGGCTGTTAAAATTCGTTTAGCGCGTCGTGGACGCAAGAAAATGGCGATGTATGACATCGTAGTAGCAGAGTCAACCTCTCCTCGCGATGGCCGGTTTATCGAGAAAATCGGTTCATACAACCCCAACACCGACCCATCGACGGTCGTATTGAAGTCGGAACGGGCCGTTTATTGGCTTATGGTTGGTGCTCAACCGACCGATACCGCACGTTCGGTATTGTCGCATGAAGGCATCATGTACCGCAAGCACCTGCAGGTAGGTGTAAACAAAGGCGCTATTTCACAAGACCAGGCTGATGAGAAATTCGCCAGCTGGAAAGGTGAGAAAGAAAACCGGAAAGCCGGTGCTGCCGACACCAAAACGCAAACCAAAGAGCAGGATCGTGCTGCTCGTCTGGAAGCGGAGAAAAAGGTGAACGAAGCACGTGCTGAAGCTATCGCTAAGAAAAACAAAGTTGAAGAACCTGTAGTAGAAGCTCCGGCTGCTGAAGAAGCACCCGTAGCGGAAGCGCCTGTTGCTGAAGAAAATCCGACAACGGAGGCTCCGGCTGCTGAATAATTTTTCGACGGAAATTGTTATGAAAGAGCCTGTTCGTTGTTGGACAGGCTCTTTCTATACGTAAAGCGGCCAACCGATACATCGGTGAACGTCGCACGCTAAGCGGCTTATCAGCCGCATTACATTATGACTAAAGACGATTGCTATCAGCTCGGACATATCACCAAAACGCACGGCGTTAGTGGTGAACTAGTGCTTTTTTTAGACGTTGACAACGCGGCCGAATATGCCGATCTGGAATCGGTGCTGCTGGAGGTTAAAGGGGAACTGATTCCGTATTTTATCGAGTCCATCGCCATCGTAAAAGGAAGTCGCGCCATCATTGCCTTCGAGGATGTCGATACTATTGAGCAGGCCGAACGACTCATTAACTGTGGCGCTTTTCTGCCGCTTGATGAACTAGAGCCCATTACGGACGAAACCCGTTTTTACTTTCACGAAATTGTCGGGTATCAGGTTGTCGATGCCGAAGCTGGCGAGTTGGGGACTGTGCAGGGTGTTTATGCCATGAATGCACAAGACTTAATCATGATGGATTATCATGGGAAAGAAGTCCTGATTCCCATCAACAGCGACATCGTTCGGACAGTAGACCGCGCCAACCAAAAGTTAAACGTGGCCCTGCCCAATGGCTTGCTGGAAATCTACATGGAAGATAACGCCAAGCCCGGCGAAGGTGAACAGGTTAACGGCGACCACGACGATACGGATGAGGATTGATATTATTACCTGCCTGCCCCGGCTGCTGGACAGTTTTTTCGCCCATTCGATTCTGCAACGGGCGCAGCAGGGCGGCTACGTAGAGGTAGTCGCTCACGATTTACGGGACTATACGGCCGATAAGCATCGGCGTGTAGACGATTATGCGTTTGGTGGCGGGGCTGGTATGGTCATGCAAATTGAGCCCATTGCCCGATGCATCCGCACCTTACAGGCCGACCGGGTCTACGATGAAGTCATTTATATGACGCCGGATGGCGAACGACTGAATCAGCAGACAACAAATACGCTCTCCCTACGCCAGAACCTGATCATTCTGTGCGGCCATTATAAAGGCGTCGATGAGCGGGTTCGGGAGCTATTTATTACCAAAGAAATCAGCATCGGCGATTACGTACTGTCGGGCGGGGAGTTAGCCGCCTGTGTGTTGTCCGACGCAATTATTCGTTTACTGCCCGGCGTCCTTAACGACGAAACCTCCGCCCTGACGGACTCCTTTCAGGATAATCTGCTTGCCCCACCCGTTTATACGCGTCCGGCGGAGTTCGAAGGACACCGGATTCCAGACATTCTACTGTCGGGTCACGAAGCTAAAATTGACGAATGGCGGCACGAACAGGCCCTCGAACGGACGAGGATACGGCGCCCCGATTTGCTGGAGCCGTAAGTTTGCAATAAGTAAAAAAACTGATTAGCTGGATTTGAGTAAGTAAATAACTCAAATCCAGCTAATCAGTTTTTTTATGCAATTAGTAGTCGTTGGTGCCACCGGCGGAACCGGGCGTCAGGTGGTGGAGCAGGGCTACTCCGGATGGGAGTCTACAATCGTACAATTGCAGCGTTTGGTGGCGGTAGACAGGGTAACCGGTTTGTCGTAAATACTGTGGGCCGGTAGTGTTCTTGAGAACGTCGTGAATTTCTCCTGTATCACCTTACCCGCAGCATCGAAGGCGACAATTTTTACAGACACATCTTTGTGAGATCGTGAAGACAGATTCCTGACGGTCACATTTACCGCTTTTGTGACCAGTATGTTGTCCAGATCAGAACAGTCGACGGTTAGATCGATTGTTTCGGGCTTAAGCGACGTATTGTTGTATTTCGATACCACGAAGAGGGCAATACCGCCAACGACGAGTACAAACACGAGTAATCTAAAAAGGACTTTCATTCGTTGAGTTTTACGGATTGTTGTTTTCCAGTGCCTGCTGCGCTTCCTTTTCCCTGCGTTTTCGTTCGCGTCGTTCCTGCCGCAATTGTTTACGGGTTTTCACCGTATCTGCCGGGGCTGTTTCAGTCGAAGGTACTTCCGTCCGGTCAGGTTGAACCGTCGGCTGTTCGTCGTTACTGCGTGTGTCGTCGCCTTTCTTTCCTTTAAACAGTCGACGGAAGAAATTGCCGATGCCTCCGGCTCCGCCGTCTTCCTCATTAATGTCCACATCGGCCGGGTCGGTCATTAAGCTGTCGCCCTGGAATAAGGAGTCAACGGGAGCCACCTGCCGACGCAGCCCTTCGCGGAGTCGAACGTTGTAAAAACCATAGGCGCCGGAGTCGGGTGCAGTAAGACCTCGTTTGGCCATAATACGACCAATGAGCCTGAAGTAGCCCCGTACGTTACGGACCTGCAACGTACCATCGGGCACAAACCAGCTCAGTGCTGCTTTCGGTCTAGGTACCACAAACGCCAGGAAGATACTTTCGCCTAAATCAAGCTCCGAAGGGCTTTTGGCGAAGTAATAGCGGGCGGCTTCGCTGATGCCGTAGATATTTTTGCCCCACTCAATAATGTTCAGGTAGACCTCATACATCCGTTCTTTCGAAACGATGTGTTCGTTTTCGATGAGCCAGACGATCAGGATTTCTTCAATCTTACGGGAAATGGTTTTATTGCGGTTGAGGAAAGCATTCTTCACCAACTGCATGGAGATGGTGCTGGCTCCCCGCTTAAACGATTTTTCCTTAAAATTAGTCGCAATGGAAACCCGGAAGGCTTTCTCGTTGAACCCGTTGTGGGTGAAGAAGTTGTAATCTTCCGACGTTAACAGCGCGTTCCGTAGGTCGGGCGAAATCTGGTTCAGCGGGGTATAGTCCGGATTGGCAGGGCCAACGATAATGTCCCGAACGGGTTTGCCTTTCTCGTAGGGCGTGTAGACGAAGGGGCGGTTGATCGCGCTGAAATCGGTCTGCCCCATCTTAAGGATTCGGAAATTGTCCTGCGTCAGGCTAGAGTTAAACTTAACCGAATCGGGTAAGGCGGTATCGAAATGAAAGGCCAGGTTGTAGTTAAGCTTGCCGTCCACCTGCATACCCTCCAGCGATTCGAACAAACCCTGCGGAAACGAATTGAACAGGGCCTGGGCATCCATCGGACCCGTGTTCAGCTGTACGTCAAAAATCTTACCCGGTGCCAGACTCTCGGCAGATGCAACATCGGGCAAGGTGTATTTCAGGAACGGATGCGCACTGACTTCACCCAGATGCAGCGTTGATGAGCTATCAACACCCACGTAGTTCTCACCCACAAACAGATTGGCATCTATAGCGGCCCGGCTGATGAGTACATCCGTCCGGGCAATGGATGGGTGATTGATGCGCAAATTTCGAACCGATCCGGCTCCTTCAAGGCGAAACTCTCCCCGCGAACGGTCTACATCGCGGAGTTCAGCCCGCAGCGTATCAGCCTGAACCTTGAGGTTATACTTTTTTTGAATGTAAGGTAGCTCAATGGGTACGGAGCGACCATTTTGCC is a window of Spirosoma linguale DSM 74 DNA encoding:
- a CDS encoding ribosomal protein S16 (TIGRFAM: ribosomal protein S16~PFAM: ribosomal protein S16~KEGG: cak:Caul_4888 ribosomal protein S16); the encoded protein is MAVKIRLARRGRKKMAMYDIVVAESTSPRDGRFIEKIGSYNPNTDPSTVVLKSERAVYWLMVGAQPTDTARSVLSHEGIMYRKHLQVGVNKGAISQDQADEKFASWKGEKENRKAGAADTKTQTKEQDRAARLEAEKKVNEARAEAIAKKNKVEEPVVEAPAAEEAPVAEAPVAEENPTTEAPAAE
- a CDS encoding 16S rRNA processing protein RimM (TIGRFAM: 16S rRNA processing protein RimM~PFAM: RimM protein; PRC-barrel domain protein~KEGG: sfu:Sfum_3041 16S rRNA processing protein RimM), with the translated sequence MTKDDCYQLGHITKTHGVSGELVLFLDVDNAAEYADLESVLLEVKGELIPYFIESIAIVKGSRAIIAFEDVDTIEQAERLINCGAFLPLDELEPITDETRFYFHEIVGYQVVDAEAGELGTVQGVYAMNAQDLIMMDYHGKEVLIPINSDIVRTVDRANQKLNVALPNGLLEIYMEDNAKPGEGEQVNGDHDDTDED
- a CDS encoding tRNA (guanine-N1)-methyltransferase (KEGG: sat:SYN_00768 tRNA (guanine-N(1)-)- methyltransferase~TIGRFAM: tRNA (guanine-N1)-methyltransferase~PFAM: tRNA (guanine-N1-)-methyltransferase); translation: MRIDIITCLPRLLDSFFAHSILQRAQQGGYVEVVAHDLRDYTADKHRRVDDYAFGGGAGMVMQIEPIARCIRTLQADRVYDEVIYMTPDGERLNQQTTNTLSLRQNLIILCGHYKGVDERVRELFITKEISIGDYVLSGGELAACVLSDAIIRLLPGVLNDETSALTDSFQDNLLAPPVYTRPAEFEGHRIPDILLSGHEAKIDEWRHEQALERTRIRRPDLLEP
- a CDS encoding glycosyl transferase family 51 (PFAM: glycosyl transferase family 51~KEGG: scl:sce2585 monofunctional biosynthetic peptidoglycan transglycosylase); its protein translation is MTYRQRKALRIAGWVFLSIFLLALVGAGIAYSKREALLKTALERGIRKAKRDYNLDVKIGSAKFTGLSSLAFTDISVVPEARDSLARIQRVELAVRFWPLLAGKIGLSGMTLENGLIQVVKRDSLTNIDFLLHKKRDSTATDSAPDETTRRTNLADVSENLIDNILSKIPDDLHVNNLEFRGVDVGSDTLSLLTQTALIENEAVSSTIKLNGNQATWHLAGTADPGDREYNLALYAEGQNGRSVPIELPYIQKKYNLKVQADTLRAELRDVDRSRGEFRLEGAGSVRNLRINHPSIARTDVLISRAAIDANLFVGENYVGVDSSSTLHLGEVSAHPFLKYTLPDVASAESLAPGKIFDVQLNTGPMDAQALFNSFPQGLFESLEGMQVDGKLNYNLAFHFDTALPDSVKFNSSLTQDNFRILKMGQTDFSAINRPFVYTPYEKGKPVRDIIVGPANPDYTPLNQISPDLRNALLTSEDYNFFTHNGFNEKAFRVSIATNFKEKSFKRGASTISMQLVKNAFLNRNKTISRKIEEILIVWLIENEHIVSKERMYEVYLNIIEWGKNIYGISEAARYYFAKSPSELDLGESIFLAFVVPRPKAALSWFVPDGTLQVRNVRGYFRLIGRIMAKRGLTAPDSGAYGFYNVRLREGLRRQVAPVDSLFQGDSLMTDPADVDINEEDGGAGGIGNFFRRLFKGKKGDDTRSNDEQPTVQPDRTEVPSTETAPADTVKTRKQLRQERRERKRREKEAQQALENNNP